In the genome of Thiomicrospira aerophila AL3, one region contains:
- the htpG gene encoding molecular chaperone HtpG: MQKETHVFQTEVKQLLQLMIHALYSNKEIFLRELVSNASDALDKLRFEMVSNDQLSEGESALKIQLEFDEQAKTITLRDNGIGMTRDEVIENIGTIANSGTKKFLEKLTGDQAKDSRLIGQFGVGFYSAFIVADQVTLRTRKAGLAADQGVEWQSSGDGEFTLETIAKPTKGTEIILHLKEGMDEFLSAYRLKNIITTYSDHISFPIEMLEEQAVKQDAVEQDGENKDSDKSKMELVWKQINKATALWTQPKSEISDEDYANFYQTLSHDFEKPLATLHNKVEGTLEYTSLLYIPTKAPFDLYDRDRRYGLKLYVKRVFIMDDAEHLMPNYLRFVRGVIDSNDLPLNVSREILQSNHVVDKIRSASVKRILDHLVKLAKDEDASVYQGFWNTFGQVMKEGIIEDYANRDKLAGLMRFSSTHNQDAKQTVSLADYVGRMKEGQQAIYYLIADSHAAALGSPHLEGLRKKGIEVLLLSDRIDEWLVAHLTEFEGKSLKSINQGDIAELADEAPEVTEEEQQARTSLVEKLQQALGDKVAEVKVTHRLTDSPACVVAQEGAMTPHMMRLMEQMGQTLPKSLPVLEINPNHPLLQKVAILDEQAAIEPWALFLLEQAQLADGDNLAEPAAFIKRVNQLLASV, encoded by the coding sequence ATGCAAAAAGAAACTCATGTTTTTCAAACTGAAGTCAAACAATTACTGCAGCTAATGATCCATGCACTTTATAGTAATAAAGAAATTTTTCTGCGCGAGTTAGTATCGAATGCATCTGATGCGCTGGATAAATTGCGCTTTGAAATGGTGTCAAATGATCAATTAAGTGAAGGGGAGTCTGCGCTTAAAATTCAACTTGAATTTGATGAGCAGGCGAAAACCATCACCTTGCGAGATAATGGTATTGGCATGACCCGCGACGAGGTGATCGAAAATATTGGTACCATCGCTAATTCAGGCACGAAAAAATTTCTTGAAAAACTCACTGGCGATCAAGCTAAAGACAGTCGTCTGATTGGGCAGTTTGGGGTGGGTTTTTATTCTGCGTTTATTGTCGCTGACCAGGTGACCTTAAGAACACGCAAAGCAGGCCTGGCAGCTGATCAGGGTGTGGAGTGGCAATCGTCTGGTGATGGCGAGTTTACGCTGGAAACGATCGCTAAACCCACTAAAGGTACAGAGATTATTCTGCATCTTAAAGAAGGCATGGATGAGTTTTTATCGGCTTACAGACTAAAAAATATAATTACTACCTATTCTGACCATATTAGCTTTCCAATTGAAATGCTAGAAGAACAGGCTGTTAAACAAGATGCAGTGGAGCAGGATGGCGAAAATAAGGATTCTGATAAATCTAAAATGGAGCTCGTCTGGAAGCAAATAAACAAAGCGACGGCCCTATGGACACAACCCAAGTCTGAGATCAGTGATGAAGATTACGCCAACTTTTATCAAACCCTCTCTCATGATTTTGAAAAGCCATTGGCGACCTTGCATAACAAAGTAGAAGGAACTTTAGAATACACCTCGTTGTTATACATTCCAACCAAAGCCCCCTTTGATCTTTATGACCGGGACCGTCGCTATGGTTTAAAGCTCTATGTGAAGCGTGTGTTTATAATGGATGACGCCGAACATTTAATGCCTAATTATTTGCGTTTTGTTCGCGGGGTCATTGACTCGAATGATCTGCCTTTGAACGTATCGCGTGAAATTCTGCAAAGTAATCATGTCGTCGATAAGATTCGTTCGGCCTCGGTTAAGCGTATTCTTGATCATCTGGTAAAACTGGCTAAGGATGAGGATGCATCAGTTTACCAAGGTTTTTGGAATACCTTTGGTCAAGTAATGAAAGAGGGTATTATTGAAGATTATGCTAATCGTGACAAACTCGCTGGTTTAATGCGATTTAGTTCAACCCACAATCAAGATGCGAAACAAACAGTGAGCTTAGCCGATTATGTGGGTCGTATGAAGGAAGGTCAGCAAGCCATTTATTATTTGATTGCTGACAGTCATGCCGCGGCATTAGGTAGTCCTCATCTCGAAGGCTTGCGTAAAAAAGGTATTGAAGTCTTGTTATTGTCCGATCGTATTGATGAATGGTTGGTTGCGCATCTTACTGAATTTGAAGGCAAGTCATTAAAGTCCATTAATCAAGGGGACATTGCCGAGTTGGCAGACGAGGCTCCTGAAGTGACCGAAGAAGAGCAACAGGCGCGGACGAGTCTGGTAGAAAAGCTCCAACAAGCATTAGGTGACAAGGTGGCTGAGGTTAAAGTTACCCACCGCTTAACTGATTCGCCTGCCTGTGTGGTAGCGCAAGAGGGTGCGATGACGCCGCATATGATGCGTTTAATGGAACAAATGGGGCAGACACTGCCAAAGTCACTACCTGTGCTAGAAATTAATCCAAATCACCCGTTATTACAAAAGGTGGCGATCTTGGATGAACAAGCGGCTATTGAACCCTGGGCATTGTTTTTGTTAGAGCAGGCACAACTTGCTGATGGTGATAACCTAGCCGAGCCCGCTGCATTTATTAAGCGTGTTAATCAGTTACTGGCCAGTGTGTAA
- a CDS encoding chemotaxis protein CheA, whose amino-acid sequence MDMMEVFRQTYLEESFEGLQVMETGLLELPEGRPDAEKINEIFRAAHSIKGGSGTFGFSEIAGFTHVLETLLDEMRDYKRDVTQQAVRIMLDAVDILRDMLTKLQHHEPIDQERSDHVQAQMEALLAGEQAANPTPSSISSSSEPSLVNQDTDSVRLWHIVMHPERHLLQTGNEPLRIFRELQTLGNLDVSVDTEELVAWEDYNPEEVYLKWNLMLSGEISEDAINEVFEWIDGDGAHIQVMPIKAAGKNDAPAENTVAAKTMEIQPADSVSAPASVAKTASVEKKVDTKASADLQKKSAQADGSIRVNLNKIDQMVNLVGELVITQSMLSQFGEQAEQNPDSTEWVDKLKEGLSHLERHTRELQESVMNIRMLPVSFAFNRMPRIVHDVSQKLGKTIELVMEGENTELDKTMLEQLTDPLVHIVRNSIDHGIESPEKRLAAGKPEKGTVKMAAFHQGGNIVIQITDDGAGINTDRVHQKAIEKGVIEADANLSHDEIVDLIFHPGFSTAEVVSDVSGRGVGMDVVRRNIRGLGGSVEVHSESGRGSIFTIRLPLTLAILDGQLASVGAQTYVFPLVSIVESIQVDSSLVKGIAGQTELYKLRDQYIPVIRLHSLFGVDNAQSDLSKGLLVVVEEGGKRAGLFVDDLMGQQQVVIKSLENNFMKIFGVAGATILGDGKVALIIDVAGVVSSHKTPSKDKTISANKRVA is encoded by the coding sequence ATGGATATGATGGAAGTTTTTCGTCAAACCTACTTAGAAGAGAGTTTTGAAGGTTTGCAGGTCATGGAAACAGGCCTGCTTGAGTTGCCTGAAGGTCGACCTGATGCCGAAAAAATAAACGAGATTTTTCGTGCAGCGCATTCTATAAAAGGTGGTAGTGGCACGTTTGGTTTCTCTGAAATTGCGGGCTTCACCCACGTGCTCGAAACCTTGTTAGACGAAATGCGCGATTATAAGCGGGATGTAACTCAGCAAGCCGTTAGGATAATGCTTGATGCTGTCGATATTTTGAGAGACATGTTGACCAAGCTTCAGCACCATGAGCCAATTGATCAAGAACGATCTGACCATGTCCAAGCCCAAATGGAAGCATTACTCGCTGGCGAGCAAGCAGCGAATCCAACGCCTTCATCAATTAGTTCCTCATCTGAGCCCAGTTTAGTCAACCAAGATACGGACAGTGTCAGGTTGTGGCATATCGTTATGCATCCTGAACGACATTTATTGCAAACGGGAAACGAGCCATTACGTATTTTTAGAGAGCTCCAGACGCTGGGGAATCTTGATGTATCAGTTGATACTGAAGAGTTGGTTGCCTGGGAGGACTATAATCCTGAAGAAGTTTACCTTAAGTGGAATCTAATGTTGTCAGGTGAGATTTCTGAAGATGCCATTAATGAAGTGTTTGAATGGATTGATGGTGATGGTGCACACATTCAGGTTATGCCTATAAAAGCAGCGGGTAAAAATGATGCCCCAGCAGAAAATACTGTGGCAGCTAAAACGATGGAAATTCAACCTGCGGACTCGGTTTCTGCACCTGCTTCAGTGGCAAAGACGGCTAGTGTTGAAAAGAAAGTCGATACCAAAGCGAGTGCAGATTTGCAAAAGAAATCCGCTCAGGCGGATGGGTCAATTCGCGTTAACCTCAACAAGATTGATCAAATGGTGAATTTAGTGGGTGAGCTAGTCATCACTCAATCCATGCTGAGCCAGTTTGGTGAGCAGGCCGAACAAAACCCTGACTCAACTGAGTGGGTTGATAAGCTAAAAGAAGGCTTATCTCATTTGGAACGTCATACTCGCGAACTTCAAGAAAGCGTGATGAATATACGGATGTTACCGGTGAGCTTTGCTTTTAATCGTATGCCTCGAATCGTTCATGATGTGAGCCAAAAACTCGGTAAAACAATTGAGTTGGTGATGGAGGGTGAAAATACTGAGCTGGATAAAACCATGCTAGAACAGTTAACTGATCCGTTGGTTCATATTGTTCGCAACTCCATTGATCATGGCATTGAGTCGCCAGAGAAGCGTCTTGCTGCTGGCAAGCCAGAAAAAGGCACGGTTAAAATGGCTGCTTTCCATCAAGGGGGTAATATTGTTATTCAAATAACCGATGATGGTGCCGGTATTAATACAGATCGCGTCCACCAAAAAGCAATCGAGAAGGGCGTCATAGAAGCGGATGCGAATTTGTCACATGATGAAATAGTGGATTTAATTTTCCATCCTGGTTTTTCGACCGCAGAAGTTGTGAGTGATGTCTCTGGCCGCGGTGTTGGAATGGACGTTGTCAGACGAAATATTCGCGGATTAGGTGGTTCAGTTGAAGTGCATTCAGAGTCTGGTCGCGGCAGTATCTTTACGATTCGCCTACCCTTAACCCTAGCTATTCTGGATGGCCAGTTAGCATCTGTCGGGGCTCAGACTTATGTATTCCCATTGGTCTCAATTGTGGAGTCTATTCAGGTTGATTCTAGCCTAGTGAAAGGCATTGCGGGCCAAACAGAACTCTATAAGCTTAGAGATCAATATATTCCTGTTATACGTCTCCATTCATTATTTGGTGTTGACAATGCTCAAAGTGACTTAAGTAAAGGCCTATTGGTCGTTGTTGAAGAGGGTGGCAAGCGAGCGGGCTTGTTTGTGGACGATTTGATGGGGCAGCAACAAGTTGTTATTAAAAGCCTAGAAAATAACTTCATGAAAATATTTGGTGTTGCCGGCGCCACTATTCTTGGTGACGGTAAAGTTGCGCTTATTATTGACGTGGCTGGTGTGGTTTCTTCACATAAAACACCATCAAAAGACAAAACGATCTCAGCCAATAAACGCGTAGCTTAA